In Rutidosis leptorrhynchoides isolate AG116_Rl617_1_P2 chromosome 2, CSIRO_AGI_Rlap_v1, whole genome shotgun sequence, one genomic interval encodes:
- the LOC139894022 gene encoding protein NRT1/ PTR FAMILY 5.10-like — MEDNSPSNGVETPLLDNFVNGSVDYKGRPVLRSKSGFWRSAYFIIGVEVAERFAYYGVSSNLITYLTVSLGLSTATAAENVNMWVGTAALLPLLGGFIADAYLGRYLTIIYASVLYIMALGLLALSTLVPSETVVGASSNSPQLQVIMFFVSLYLVAFAQGGHKPCLLAFGADQFDTNDQKECRAKSSFFNWWYFGMCSGPVLGIFILCYIQENLSWGLGFAIPCIVMGFALVIFSLGSMTYRFAKKTENKTAFVRIGRVFGEAARNWRNKSSELCVEAQACDTLPNYHDPVQFRFLEKALLTPDESNECGTVCSINEVEEAKSVLRLVPIWASCLAYSVVLSQTTTFFTKQGATMDRSIGSSFEIPAAALQSFIGVSILLLIPIYDTVFVPIIRTFTKKPSGITMLQRIGTGMFISIVLMIVSALVETKRLKTAREYGLQDDPNSTVPIKIWWLLPQYLLAGAADIFTVVGMQEFFYDQVPSELRSVGLALYLSVSGVGNFLSSFIISIVEKTTGGNGQDSWIADNMNQGHIDYFYYLLAVISAVAFMVYLYAAKSYVYNGGRSCS; from the exons ATGGAAGATAACAGCCCATCTAACGGAGTCGAAACACCTTTACTCGACAACTTCGTCAATGGTTCTGTCGACTACAAAGGCCGACCAGTCCTCAGATCGAAATCTGGTTTCTGGCGATCAGCATACTTTATTATag GTGTTGAAGTGGCAGAGAGATTTGCATATTATGGAGTTAGTTCAAATTTGATCACCTACTTGACTGTATCGTTGGGACTTTCGACTGCAACTGCAGCCGAGAATGTGAATATGTGGGTTGGAACTGCGGCTCTTCTTCCTTTACTTGGTGGTTTTATTGCTGACGCGTATCTTGGTCGATATCTAACAATTATATACGCTTCGGTGCTCTATATTATG GCACTTGGGTTGTTGGCCCTTTCGACTTTGGTTCCTTCTGAAACTGTTGTTGGTGCGTCATCAAATTCTCCACAGCTTCAAGTCATCATGTTTTTCGTTTCGCTGTATCTTGTTGCGTTCGCCCAAGGTGGTCACAAGCCTTGTCTTCTTGCATTTGGGGCTGACCAGTTCGATACAAACGATCAAAAGGAATGCAGAGCGAAAAGTTCATTTTTCAATTGGTGGTATTTTGGAATGTGCAGTGGCcctgttttggggatatttatcCTCTGTTACATCCAAGAAAACCTTAGTTGGGGTCTTGGTTTTGCGATTCCTTGCATCGTTATGGGCTTCGCCCTTGTGATATTCTCGCTTGGATCAATGACTTACCGGTTTGCAAAGAAAACTGAGAACAAAACCGCGTTTGTTCGAATTGGCCGAGTGTTTGGTGAAGCAGCACGAAATTGGCGAAATAAAAGCTCAGAATTATGTGTGGAAGCACAGGCTTGTGACACTTTGCCTAATTATCATGATCCTGTTCAATTTAG ATTTCTTGAAAAAGCCTTGCTTACACCTGATGAATCGAATGAATGTGGGACCGTTTGTAGCATCAACGAAGTGGAAGAAGCGAAATCTGTTCTTAGACTAGTACCAATATGGGCTAGTTGTTTAGCTTATTCGGTTGTATTATCACAAACTACCACATTCTTTACGAAACAAGGAGCCACAATGGACCGGTCAATCGGGTCAAGTTTTGAAATCCCAGCTGCCGCATTACAATCATTCATCGGCGTCTCTATCCTATTGCTAATTCCTATCTACGACACCGTTTTTGTTCCTATTATTAGAACCTTTACAAAGAAACCATCCGGTATAACAATGCTTCAAAGAATCGGAACTGGTATGTTTATATCAATCGTTTTAATGATAGTTTCAGCGCTCGTGGAAACAAAAAGACTAAAAACGGCCCGTGAGTATGGGTTACAAGATGACCCAAACTCAACGGTCCCAATTAAGATATGGTGGTTATTACCACAATATTTATTAGCTGGAGCTGCTGATATATTTACAGTTGTTGGTATGCAAGAATTTTTTTATGATCAAGTGCCGAGCGAACTTAGGAGCGTAGGTTTAGCGCTTTACCTCAGTGTATCGGGCGTTGGTAACTTTTTGAGCAGTTTTATCATCTCGATCGTTGAGAAAACGACAGGTGGAAATGGTCAAGATAGTTGGATAGCTGATAACATGAATCAAGGCCATATTGATTATTTTTACTATCTTCTTGCTGTAATTAGTGCAGTGGCATTTATGGTCTACTTGTATGCAGCGAAATCTTATGTATACAATGGAGGGCGAAGCTGTTCTTGA